A genome region from Nitrospirota bacterium includes the following:
- a CDS encoding pyridoxamine 5'-phosphate oxidase family protein, with protein MITKKTKSVSKAIPVTVKQGSEDVPGRLAVLNRKQPHAVLATASDNEPYTSLVAFAVTPDMKGLVFATPRKTKKFSNIAKNRNVSLLIDTRSNTAGDYMKTELISISGSAKVIRQGAGRDELAEIFTNKHPRLRAFVNASSTALILVKISKCIHVSSFQVVSEYSW; from the coding sequence ATGATAACTAAAAAAACAAAAAGTGTCAGCAAAGCAATTCCTGTTACGGTCAAACAGGGCTCTGAGGACGTGCCGGGCAGGCTTGCCGTATTGAACAGGAAACAGCCTCACGCCGTGCTCGCAACCGCATCTGATAATGAACCGTATACGTCATTGGTAGCATTTGCAGTCACCCCTGACATGAAAGGGCTTGTGTTTGCTACCCCGCGTAAAACAAAAAAGTTCAGTAATATTGCAAAAAACAGGAATGTATCTCTCCTGATCGATACCCGCTCAAATACTGCAGGTGATTATATGAAGACAGAATTGATTTCAATTTCAGGAAGTGCAAAAGTAATCAGGCAAGGAGCCGGGAGAGATGAGCTTGCTGAAATATTCACTAATAAGCATCCCCGGCTCAGGGCATTTGTAAACGCTTCTTCAACAGCACTGATACTTGTGAAAATAAGCAAATGTATCCATGTAAGCTCGTTCCAGGTTGTGAGTGAATATTCGTGGTGA
- a CDS encoding deoxyribodipyrimidine photo-lyase, whose product MNQKRARINKDGKGGTGPVVYWMSRDQRVQDNWALLFAQQTAIERKAPLAVVFCLAPSFLNATIRHYGFMLRGLREVDSTLRKKNIYFHLLAGNPEEEIPSFITRNNSSVLITDFDPLRIKRKWKDNASLKINIPLYEVDAHNIVPCWIASPKQEYAAYTFRPKIMRALSEFLEDFPKIRKHPFTLTRRLSDVDWEKAIKTLNTDHSVSEADWIVPGEKAALKALKIFINKKLPQYADMRNDPSRDGQSNLSPYLHFGQLSAQRAALEADNADCPAKSKEAFLEELIVRRELSDNFCYYNDHYDSFAGFPEWSQRSLNAHRKDRREYIYSLKKFENAQTHDDLWNAAQMEMVKRGKMHGYMRMYWAKKILEWSSSPEEALETAIHLNDKYELDGRDPNGYTGIAWSIGGVHDRAWNDRRIFGKIRYMSYNGCKGKFDVRAYITQNDN is encoded by the coding sequence ATGAATCAGAAACGGGCAAGAATCAACAAGGATGGAAAAGGCGGAACAGGCCCCGTTGTTTACTGGATGAGCCGTGACCAGCGTGTACAGGACAACTGGGCGCTCCTGTTCGCCCAGCAAACAGCGATAGAACGTAAAGCACCGCTTGCCGTTGTCTTCTGTCTGGCGCCTTCTTTTCTAAACGCGACGATCCGGCATTACGGCTTTATGCTAAGAGGGCTGCGGGAAGTCGACTCAACACTTAGAAAGAAGAATATCTACTTTCATCTGCTTGCCGGTAATCCGGAAGAAGAGATTCCTTCTTTTATCACAAGAAATAATAGCAGCGTTCTTATCACCGATTTTGATCCTCTGAGGATCAAGAGGAAATGGAAAGACAATGCCTCGCTAAAGATAAACATTCCATTATATGAGGTTGACGCTCATAATATCGTGCCCTGCTGGATCGCGTCACCCAAGCAGGAATACGCAGCATACACATTCAGGCCAAAGATAATGAGGGCGCTGTCTGAATTCCTTGAAGACTTCCCGAAGATCAGAAAACATCCTTTTACGTTGACCAGACGCCTTTCTGATGTTGATTGGGAAAAGGCGATTAAGACCCTGAATACAGACCATTCAGTATCTGAGGCAGACTGGATCGTTCCGGGTGAAAAGGCAGCTTTGAAAGCATTGAAAATTTTTATTAATAAAAAACTGCCGCAATATGCTGATATGAGAAATGACCCGTCCAGAGACGGGCAGTCTAACCTTTCACCGTATCTGCACTTCGGACAGTTGTCTGCCCAGAGGGCAGCGCTTGAGGCGGATAACGCGGATTGCCCGGCAAAATCCAAAGAGGCTTTTCTTGAGGAACTGATCGTGAGGCGGGAACTGTCCGATAATTTTTGTTATTACAATGATCACTATGATTCATTCGCGGGTTTCCCGGAATGGTCTCAGCGCTCGCTCAATGCTCACAGGAAGGACAGGCGTGAGTATATTTATTCATTAAAGAAGTTCGAGAACGCGCAAACTCATGATGACCTCTGGAACGCGGCGCAGATGGAAATGGTAAAGCGGGGAAAGATGCATGGTTATATGAGAATGTACTGGGCGAAGAAAATACTTGAATGGTCTTCATCTCCTGAAGAAGCGCTTGAGACCGCTATTCATCTTAATGACAAATACGAACTTGACGGACGCGATCCGAACGGGTATACAGGGATTGCATGGAGCATCGGGGGGGTACATGACAGGGCATGGAATGACCGCAGGATATTCGGCAAGATACGTTATATGAGCTATAATGGCTGTAAAGGTAAATTTGATGTACGGGCGTATATAACACAAAATGATAACTAA
- a CDS encoding NAD(P)H-binding protein, with the protein MNDLSFTPEDRVLVLGATGFIGSRLIKVLAKKDIKMRLLVRSTSKASALVPKNSDIEIIEGDILKNENLGEAMKGIHSAYYLIHSMGGKLFSQRLDFAEKDKQAAGNLVKASDTAGLKRIIYLGGLGETGDNLSDHLRSRLDVAKILSKGKAGVTFLRAAVIIGAGGASYEMLRYLVERLPVMVTPRWIDTKIQPVAVRDVLDYLVGCLLNPDTAGKTFDIGGPEILTYREMMNQYAEARGITKRLIITIPLLTPKLSSYWVDLVTPVPAGIAHPLIEGLKNEVICRDNRIDEFFPIEKTPFREAIKIAISEEKTGPGVTGF; encoded by the coding sequence ATGAACGATCTATCCTTCACTCCTGAAGACAGAGTGCTTGTCCTCGGTGCAACCGGGTTTATCGGGAGCAGACTAATAAAGGTGCTTGCAAAAAAGGACATCAAAATGCGCCTCCTTGTGCGCAGTACTTCAAAAGCTTCCGCCCTTGTTCCAAAGAACTCCGATATAGAGATCATCGAAGGAGACATTCTGAAAAATGAGAATCTCGGGGAAGCCATGAAGGGCATTCATTCCGCGTATTATCTAATTCACTCCATGGGAGGTAAACTCTTCTCACAACGCTTGGATTTTGCTGAGAAGGACAAACAGGCTGCGGGGAACTTGGTTAAGGCATCGGACACTGCAGGGCTTAAGCGGATCATATATCTCGGCGGTCTCGGTGAGACCGGAGACAATCTCTCGGATCATCTTAGGAGCAGATTGGATGTCGCAAAGATACTCTCTAAAGGGAAAGCCGGAGTAACATTCCTTCGCGCCGCTGTAATAATCGGCGCGGGAGGCGCATCTTATGAAATGCTGCGCTATCTCGTGGAGCGTTTGCCGGTCATGGTGACTCCCCGCTGGATTGACACAAAGATCCAGCCTGTAGCCGTCCGTGATGTTCTCGACTATCTCGTTGGTTGTCTGCTGAATCCGGACACAGCAGGAAAAACATTCGATATCGGGGGACCGGAGATTCTTACCTACAGGGAAATGATGAACCAGTATGCGGAGGCGCGGGGGATCACAAAGAGATTGATTATAACTATTCCGCTTTTGACCCCGAAGCTTTCTTCATACTGGGTAGACCTCGTAACACCGGTGCCAGCGGGCATTGCCCATCCGCTTATCGAGGGATTGAAGAATGAGGTCATCTGCAGGGATAACAGAATAGATGAATTCTTTCCCATAGAGAAAACTCCTTTTCGGGAGGCTATTAAGATCGCTATTTCCGAAGAAAAGACAGGGCCGGGAGTTACAGGGTTTTAA